AGGTCAGCTCGCTGAAGCGGACCACCGAAGTGGTCAAGCACCGCGTGGGCGCCGACCCGAGCACGACCCACAAATCGCCCGGCCGAACCGAATACGAGGCGATCACGCTCGAGCGCGGGGTGACTCACGATCCGGCCTTCGAACTGTGGGCCAACAAGGTGTGGGACTACCAAAACGCACAGGCACTAGACGCCAACCAGGAGGTGTCGCTCGCGGACTTCCGCAAAGACCTGATCATCGACGTGTTCAACGAGGCCGGCCAGAAGGTGATCTCCTACCACGTGTACCGCTGCTGGGTGTCGGAGTACCAGGCGCTGCCGGATCTCGATGCGAACGCCAACGCCGTAGCGATACAGCACCTCAAGCTCGAGAACGAGGGCTGGGATCGAGACCCGGCCGTGGTCGAGCCGAGAGAGCCTTCGTTCGCCGGTTGATGAAGCGAGCTGACGGGGGAACGCGATGGAGACGAGTGCCGCACGCCTGCTCCAAGCATGGGAAGTGGGGGCCGCCGTTGCGCCGTTGGACCGGGCGCCATCGCTGCTGAGAACTCTCGACGCGCTGCCCGCGAGCGTGCCGGTCGATGAGCTGACGGTCGGTCAATGCGACGCCAGGCTCTTCGAGCTGCGCCGGACGGTTTTCGGAGAGACCCTGGATGCCGTCACGACCTGTCCGGCCTGCCAGACCGAGGTCGAATTGAACCTGCCGCTCGGCGAGCTGCAGCCGACCGGCAAGCATTCCGCCACGTCGACGACGGTGCACGCGGACGGGTACACGCTGCGCTGCCGGATTCCCAGGAATGCCGACCTACGCGCGCTCGATCTTCTCCACGGCCGGGCGACGCCCCGCGACCTGCTGGACCGGTGCCTGCTCGAGGCGGCCTCGCCCGCGGGCGACCCGGTCGCCGCACATCAACTGCCGGACGCAACCGTGGCTACCGTCGTCGAGGCGTTGGCCGACAGTGACCCCGGCGCCTGCATCGCCCTTCGGGTGTCCTGCACGTGCGGTAACCAATGGCTCGACGAGCTCGACATCCGCAGCGTGCTCTGGAACGACCTCACGGAATGGGTTGGACGAATGCTCTCCGAGGTGCATCGGCTGGCCCAGGCCTACGGCTGGTCGGAGACCGAGATCTTGGCTATGAGCGGGTGGCGCCGACGGTGGTACCTGGAGGCGCTGGGATGGTGATGCCCTACATCTCGCGGCTGCGCCCGACGACGGGCTTGCGACCCCGGCCGCGGTCGCGGTTCGAACCGCCGCCCGCGCTGCCCATCGACGGGCCTGCGTCGAACGGCCACGCTCTGCTCGGGCCGCCGGCACCGGACATCGAGCCGGTCACTCCGGAGACCGAGTTCGAGCCGGAACAGTGGTCCCCCGCCGAAAGTGATCCGGCGGCAGCCGAACCGGTCGCCGAACCCATGGTTGCCCCCACGAACCCGGCCGTTGAGGGTTCAGCGCTTGTCCGACCCCCGGCCCACGAACCCGATCCGAACCATCACCTGGTGGCACCCTCCGCGAAAACCCTGGAACCGCCACCGCGCCGGCCCGCCGCCGCGCCGGGTGCCAGCGCGGCCGAACCCGTCGCGGTCGCGAACCAACCGGTCAGGGCGCCCGTCGCAGCGGTGCGTCCGCCCGCCACGGCGCCGCCGCACGCCAACGCGGCCGCGCCACCAGATGCCAAGCCTGCGCAGGTTACCGAACCCGCGCCGTCCAACGGATCGCCACCGCCTATCGAACCGCCGCGGCAGTCCCGGCCCGCCGAGGCCCACCGTCCCGCGCCGACACCCCAGCCGTACCCCGGACCACCGGAAGCGGCGCCGACCGAAACAGGGCCAGAGGGGCCGTCCGACAACGTCCCCGCGCTCGCCAGGTGGCAAGGCGATCTCCGCGTCGACCTGGCGACCACCGAACCGCCGCAGCACCAGCGACCGGTGCACGCATCGTTGCCGGCGCCGCCACCGGCAGTGCCGCCGTCCGGTCACCACCCCGCCCACACCGACGTTTCGGTGACGATCGGCCGGATCGAGGTCCGGGCCCCGGCCGCCGACGCCGCACCGACGCCTCGCCAACCAGCCGGGCCGCGACGCCGTCCGCCCACCCTCGACGACTACCTCGCTTCGAGAACCAGGGCGAGAGGTCGCGCGCGATGAGCAACCATGCCGCGATCGCGGCAGTCACGGCGACCCTGACGAACATGCTCCAGTCGGCGGTTTCGGCAGACGAAGCGGTGAGCAGCGGAAAGGTGACCGCCCGGCCGCCTGACCGGGCGCGTCAGGGCGCAGCGGTCAATCAGGTCAACCTGTTTCTCTACCGGACTTCGATCGACGCCGCATGGCGAAACCAGGACCCGCCCGGCATCCGACCCGGTGAAGTGGGGCAGCCGCCGCTGCCGCTGGTGCTTTCCTATCTGATCACCGCCTACGGCGAAAACGACGACGAGATACTGGCCCACCGGCTGCTGGGCATCGCGATGGGCGTGCTGAACGACTGGCCGCTGCTGTCACGATCGCAGATCGCCAGCGCGCTGCCAGCTCCCGGATCGGGTCTGGAGAACCAGGTCGAGCGAATCCGGATCACCCCCGATCCCCGGCCCCAGGACGAGATCTCGCGCATGTGGGTGACATTCGGGACGGGCTACCGGCTCTCCGTCAGCTACGACGCCGCCGTCGTCCTCATCGACAGCACCCGCTCGCCCGTCGCAGCACCGCCCGTGCTCACGCGGGGACGGCAAGACACCGGCCCGGTAGCCGCCGGCTCCCCCTTTCCCCAGCTTCAACTCGCGGTGCCCCCGAACGGCCAGCCGGCGGCCCAGCCCGGCGACGTGCTGACTCTGACCGGCAGTTACCTCGACGCGGTCACCGCGATAGAACTGAGCCATCCGCTGGTCGATCAACCGGTCGCTTTGACGCCGCTGAGCGTCACCCCGGCTGCGGTAACAGTTCAGCTCCCCGATCCGCCGACCCTGCCGGCTGGGATGGCGACGGTCATGGCAACCTTCGACGCCCTGATGGACCAGACACTGTCCCCCGGCGCCGGACCGGTGACGGTTGCCAGCAACGCCGCACCCGTCGCGTTGGCACCCAAGCTGGTCAGTGCCACAGAACCACAGCTCAAGCTGACCAAAGCCGGTACCGGAAGCTTGACCGTGAGCTGCGTTCCCGCTGTGCAGCCGCATCAGAGCGTCGCCCTGATCGTAGGTAGTCAACTGGTGACGCCGGCGCCGATCCAGACGGCCACCGAACAGCTCACGTTCAACCTGCAGGGCTTCTCGGCCGGCACCTACCTGCTCCGCTTGCGGGTCGACTCGGTGGACAGCATCCCCCTGACCGCTCCCGCGGCAGCCGCGAACGGCAACCAGCCGGCGCCCATGCAATTCGATCCCAACCAACAGCTGGTGCTGACATGACCGCGGCGACCGGAGCTCGCGAAACAACGAACGAACCGGCCGACTGGGAAACGACGAACAATGCCTATCTGACCGCGGGACTGGCGTGGACCCGGGACCAGCTCAGCGGCGCTGCCTCGGATGCCGAGGCGTCACCGTGGTGGGAAATCGGCAGCGAGGCGGAGCCTCCGCCGGCGCTCGAGCTGCTGGGAGATCGGCTCGGGTTATCCCGATTCGAACGCCTCGTCCTGATACTCGCCGCCGCCATGGAACTGGACCCGAACACCCCCGCGCGCTGTGCCGACGCGAGCGGAAATCCGCACACCACCTACCCGACGATGGCGTTGGCACTGACAATGCTGCCCGGCGCCACCTGGGATGTCGTGTCGCCGCAACGGCCGCTGCGGTATTGGCGGCTCATCGAATTCGACGAACCCCGCGCCGATGCATTAACCGCCACCCGGTTCCGCATCGACGAGCGCATCGTCAGCTTCATCAAGGGGCTGAACGTGATGGACGAACGGCTCGCGGCGATCGTCTCCCCGGTGCCGATGGAGCTGACGCCGTCCCTGCCGCCGACGCACGAGCGGGCGGTCGCAGACATCATCGTGGCGCTGACCGAGGAGGGCGACGAGCAGCCGCCTGCCGTCCAGTTGGTCGGAGTGGACGCTTCGGTGCGCCGATACCTGGCCGGCACGGCGGCGCAGCGCCTGGGCCGCGATCTGTATGAGATCACGGCCGAACGGGTGCCGACGCACCCGCAGGAACTGTCCGACCTGATCCGGCTGTGGGAACGCGAGACACTCCTGCTGCCGGTGCTGATGTATGCCGACACGGCGGAGGTCTCCCGCGAAAGCTCGATTGGAATCGACGCGCTGTTCGAACGGGTGCGCAGCCACGTCTTGCTCGGCACCCGCGAACCCCGGCCGCTGCGATCACGCCGCCTGCGCGTAATCGACACGCCCCGACCAACCCCGGCCGAACAGCAGGCGTTGTGGCAGGAACTGCTGCCCGACGACACCGAAACGCCGCAGCGGCTGGCCGCCGAGTTCGACCTGAGTCAGCTGGCCATCACCGACGTTGTGCGCCAGTGCGGCCAAAATGGGAGGGGGTGCGGCGGGCCTCTGGTCGGCCTGCCGCGCGCAAACCCGGCCGCGATTGGACACACTGGCGCGTCGCGTCGAACCGTCGGCGGGGTGGGATGACCTCGTGCTCCCCCGACGCCGAACTCGCCCTGCTGCGACACATCGCCGACCAGGTGCGGGGCCGGGCAACGGTGTTGAGCTCCTGGGGCTTCGGCGAACGGATCACTCGCGGAAGCGCCGTGACAGCGCTGTTCGCCGGCGGCTCGGGCACCGGTAAGACCCTGGCTGCCGAGGTGATCGCCCACGAGCTCGAACTCGACATGTATCGCGTCGACCTCGCGGGAGTGGTGAGCAAGTACATCGGCGAAACCGAGCAAAACCTGCGGCGCGTCTTCGACGCCGCAGAAGAAGGCGGGTCGCTGCTGATGTTCGACGAAGCAGACGCGTTGTTCGGCAAGCGCAGCGAGGTCAAGGACAGCCACGACCGCTACGCCAATATCGAGGTCAGCTACCTGCTGGCGCGGATGGAGGACTACCGCGGGATCGCGATCCTGGCGACCAACCTGCGCCACGCCCTCGACGACGCGTTTCTGCGGCGGCTGCGATTCATCGTCGACTTCCCCTTTCCCTCACCGACCGAGCGGGCCCGCTTGTGGGCGCAGGCGTTTCCCGCCCAGGCACCGGTCGACGAGTTGGACCTCGAGCGCCTCGCCAGGCTCGCCGCCAGCGGCGGAATGATCCGCAACATCGCGATCAACGCAGCGTTCTGCGCGGCAGGACAGGGGACGAGGGTCGGCATGGAACTGGTGCTCGAGATGGCCCGGATCGAGTTCCGCAAACTCGAAAGGCATGTCAACGACGCCGATTTCAGGATCGAGGGAGCACCGGCATGAGGACCGATGTCCGGATCGATCACCTGGTGCTGGACGGGGTCGAATTGTCCCATCGGCAGCGCGACGCCCTCGGGCCGGCGATCGCGCGCGAATTGCGCAGGCTGGCCGACCGGCCAGTAGTTGGCCCGGCGGATCAGGGCGCCGCGGATCGCGGGCGGGACTCGACCGTCATCGAGATCGCACGTCAGGTCGCCGGCAGCGTTCACCGGGCCGTCAGCGCGGTGCGACCGCCGGCGGCAGTGACGCGTTCGGACATTCGCAGGGGACGCCGATGACCACTACCGGCTTCCCGGGGACACCCAAGACGCTGCGCGGCGGCCTGGTGCGAATCGACCCGAACGCGCGGACCCTGCTCGACGTGGTCGTCTTCCAATACAACCCGGACACGCTCACCCGGACGCTTCAGCCACGGGCGATCGGCGGCGAGCCCGGAGAT
The nucleotide sequence above comes from Mycobacterium kiyosense. Encoded proteins:
- a CDS encoding hypothetical protein (frameshifted, insertion at around 6039178,6039311) → MTSCSPDAELALLRHIADQVRGRATVLSSWGFGERITRGSAVTALFAGGSGTGKTLAAEVIAHELELDMYRVDLAGVVSKYIGETEQNLRRVFDAAEEGGSLLMFDEADALFGKRSEVKDSHDRYANIEVSYLLARMEDYRGIAILATNLRHALDDAFLRRLRFIVDFPFPSPTERARLWAQAFPAQAPVDELDLERLARLAASGGMIRNIAINAAFCAAGQGTRVGMELVLEMARIEFRKLERHVNDADFRIEGAPA
- a CDS encoding hypothetical protein (frameshifted, insertion at around 6039178,6039311), with translation MTAATGARETTNEPADWETTNNAYLTAGLAWTRDQLSGAASDAEASPWWEIGSEAEPPPALELLGDRLGLSRFERLVLILAAAMELDPNTPARCADASGNPHTTYPTMALALTMLPGATWDVVSPQRPLRYWRLIEFDEPRADALTATRFRIDERIVSFIKGLNVMDERLAAIVSPVPMELTPSLPPTHERAVADIIVALTEEGDEQPPAVQLVGVDASVRRYLAGTAAQRLGRDLYEITAERVPTHPQELSDLIRLWERETLLLPVLMYADTAEVSRESSIGIDALFERVRSHVLLGTREPRPLRSRRLRVIDTPRPTPAEQQALWQELLPDDTETPQRLAAEFDLSQLAITDVVRQCGQNGRGCGGPLVGLPRANPAAIGHTGASRRTVGGVG
- a CDS encoding phage tail protein, whose amino-acid sequence is MGSFLQTCWSSREPTSEPFYTAGGTQPAQRVDPYKNFKFRVKWDGAYVAGISKVSSLKRTTEVVKHRVGADPSTTHKSPGRTEYEAITLERGVTHDPAFELWANKVWDYQNAQALDANQEVSLADFRKDLIIDVFNEAGQKVISYHVYRCWVSEYQALPDLDANANAVAIQHLKLENEGWDRDPAVVEPREPSFAG